Proteins found in one Allorhizobium pseudoryzae genomic segment:
- a CDS encoding NAD(P)H-dependent oxidoreductase: MLLEKLNWRYATKKMDPSKTVSEDKVERIIEAARLAPTSSGLQPFEVIVVTNKDVLAKIREVAWNQAQITDGSHLLVFAAWDNYTVERINTMFDLVNAERGFTNEGWENYRQMLLNTYPGRDAETNFQHAARQAYIGFGMAIAQAAFEGVDATPMEGFEPAKVDEILGLRERGLRSVTLLPLGYRQTEGDWLANLKKVRRAREDFVSVVK, encoded by the coding sequence ATGCTTCTCGAAAAACTGAATTGGCGTTACGCCACCAAGAAGATGGACCCGTCGAAGACCGTGTCCGAAGACAAGGTCGAACGCATCATCGAAGCCGCCCGCCTGGCACCGACCTCCAGTGGTCTGCAGCCTTTCGAGGTGATCGTCGTGACGAACAAGGATGTGCTGGCGAAGATCCGCGAGGTTGCCTGGAACCAGGCGCAGATCACCGACGGCTCGCACCTGCTGGTGTTTGCAGCCTGGGACAACTACACGGTCGAGCGCATCAACACGATGTTCGATCTCGTCAATGCCGAGCGCGGTTTCACCAACGAGGGTTGGGAAAACTACCGCCAGATGCTGCTTAACACCTATCCCGGCCGCGATGCCGAAACGAACTTCCAGCACGCCGCGCGCCAGGCCTATATCGGCTTCGGCATGGCCATTGCCCAGGCTGCCTTCGAAGGTGTGGATGCCACGCCGATGGAGGGTTTCGAGCCGGCCAAGGTGGATGAAATCCTCGGCCTGCGCGAACGCGGCCTGCGCTCCGTTACCCTGCTGCCGCTCGGATACCGCCAGACCGAGGGTGACTGGCTGGCCAACCTCAAGAAGGTCCGCCGTGCCCGCGAAGATTTCGTCTCCGTGGTGAAATAA
- a CDS encoding methionine ABC transporter ATP-binding protein: MVSFEGVTKRFPDRGGQGEFTALAGVDYTVPKGAITGIIGRSGAGKSTLIRLVNGLELPTSGTVLVDGVDVTALSERGLRDLRRQVGMIFQHFNLLSSRTVFDNVALPLEIAGLTAKAIRERVEPLLDLVGLSDKAKRYPAELSGGQKQRVGIARALATEPKLLLSDEATSALDPETTQSILDLIKRINRELDLTVLLITHEMEVVKSIASEVAVIDKGLIVEAGRTFDVFTRPKHETTRALLSGLAGTKLPEAIARRLMEEPASAARVYTRITFFGATAEQPLISRLMSELGAEVNIITGTIDEIAGEPYGSLVISYPADAAIVARADAFYAETGLLTEVLGYGA; this comes from the coding sequence ATGGTCTCCTTTGAAGGGGTCACCAAGCGTTTCCCGGATCGCGGTGGTCAGGGGGAATTCACCGCGCTTGCCGGCGTCGATTACACGGTGCCGAAGGGTGCCATCACCGGCATCATCGGTCGCTCCGGTGCCGGCAAGTCAACGCTCATCCGGCTCGTCAACGGCCTGGAACTGCCGACATCCGGCACCGTGCTGGTGGACGGCGTCGATGTGACGGCGCTGTCGGAGCGGGGCCTCCGCGATCTGCGCCGTCAAGTCGGCATGATCTTCCAGCACTTCAATCTGTTGTCGTCCCGCACAGTGTTCGACAATGTGGCGCTGCCGCTCGAAATCGCGGGCCTGACGGCCAAGGCCATCCGGGAACGGGTCGAGCCGCTTCTGGATCTGGTCGGCCTTTCGGACAAGGCCAAACGGTATCCGGCCGAACTCTCCGGCGGCCAGAAACAGCGCGTCGGCATTGCCCGCGCGCTTGCCACCGAACCGAAGCTGCTCCTGTCCGACGAAGCGACGTCTGCACTCGATCCGGAAACAACACAGTCGATCCTCGATCTCATCAAGCGCATCAACCGAGAGCTTGACCTGACCGTGCTTCTGATCACCCACGAGATGGAGGTGGTGAAGTCGATTGCCTCCGAGGTGGCGGTGATCGACAAGGGGCTGATCGTGGAAGCAGGCCGCACCTTCGACGTCTTTACCCGGCCGAAACACGAAACGACGCGGGCGCTGCTTTCCGGTCTCGCCGGAACCAAGCTGCCCGAAGCCATTGCCCGGCGTCTGATGGAAGAGCCGGCCTCCGCCGCGCGCGTCTACACGCGGATCACCTTCTTTGGCGCGACCGCCGAGCAGCCGCTGATCTCCCGGCTGATGAGCGAGCTTGGCGCCGAGGTCAACATCATCACCGGGACGATCGATGAGATTGCCGGCGAACCCTACGGCTCGCTGGTGATCTCCTATCCCGCCGACGCGGCGATCGTTGCCCGCGCCGATGCCTTTTATGCCGAAACCGGCCTTTTGACGGAGGTGCTCGGTTATGGCGCCTGA
- a CDS encoding methionine ABC transporter permease, with protein sequence MAPDMLLALLWKALVQTVQMVAIAGAIGTLIGLPIGVFLATSGKGELFAAPLVNRVVGLIVNAARSTPFIILVVAIIPFTRLIAGTSIGTNAAIVPLTIATIPFVARLIEAAIREVDRGLIEAARAMGASRWQIVTKVLIAEAKPGITLALTLTLVSLIGYSAMVGAVGGGGLGDLGIRYGYQRFMPEVMLAVVIVLILLVQAVQSAGDGLARRFDKRSRKT encoded by the coding sequence ATGGCGCCTGATATGCTCCTCGCCCTTCTCTGGAAGGCGCTCGTCCAGACTGTGCAGATGGTGGCGATTGCCGGCGCGATCGGTACGCTGATCGGCTTGCCGATCGGCGTCTTCCTCGCCACCAGCGGCAAGGGCGAACTGTTCGCCGCCCCCCTCGTCAATCGGGTCGTCGGCCTCATCGTCAATGCGGCGCGCTCAACGCCCTTCATCATTCTCGTCGTGGCGATCATTCCCTTCACGCGGCTCATCGCCGGCACCTCGATCGGCACCAATGCGGCGATCGTGCCGCTGACGATCGCGACCATTCCCTTCGTCGCGCGGCTGATCGAGGCGGCGATCCGCGAGGTGGATCGTGGCCTGATCGAAGCGGCCCGTGCGATGGGCGCCAGCCGCTGGCAGATCGTCACCAAGGTTTTGATTGCCGAGGCGAAACCCGGCATCACGCTGGCACTGACGCTGACCCTCGTCAGCCTGATCGGCTATTCCGCCATGGTGGGCGCCGTCGGTGGCGGCGGGCTCGGTGATCTCGGTATCCGCTACGGCTACCAGCGCTTCATGCCGGAGGTGATGCTTGCCGTCGTCATCGTGCTGATCCTGCTGGTGCAGGCCGTCCAGAGCGCCGGCGATGGGCTCGCCCGCCGTTTCGACAAACGCAGCCGGAAGACCTGA
- a CDS encoding MetQ/NlpA family ABC transporter substrate-binding protein codes for MKTLILAASFAALLSAGAAFAETIKIGVTPGPHAQIMEEVKKVAAEKGLDLDVLEFSDYVVPNQALADGDLQANSFQHQPYLDNQVKDRGFDLVSVVQTVNFPMGIYSKKVKSLDELKDGASIAIPNDPTNGGRALLILADKGLIKLRDGAGLKVSPADVVENPKNFTFAELDAAQLPRALDDVDASVINTNYALEAGLDPAKDPIAREGEKAPYINVIAVRSADKDAAWVKTLVESYHSAKVKDFVAKQFKGAVIAAW; via the coding sequence ATGAAGACGCTCATCCTCGCGGCCTCGTTTGCCGCCCTTCTGTCCGCCGGCGCGGCCTTCGCCGAAACCATCAAGATCGGCGTCACCCCCGGTCCACATGCGCAGATCATGGAAGAGGTGAAGAAGGTCGCGGCCGAGAAGGGCCTTGATCTCGATGTCCTGGAATTTTCCGATTACGTCGTGCCGAACCAGGCGCTTGCCGATGGCGACCTGCAGGCCAATTCCTTCCAGCACCAGCCTTATCTGGACAACCAGGTGAAGGATCGCGGTTTCGACCTCGTCAGCGTCGTACAGACGGTCAACTTCCCGATGGGCATCTATTCCAAGAAGGTGAAGAGCCTGGATGAGCTGAAGGACGGTGCCTCCATCGCGATCCCGAACGATCCGACGAATGGTGGCCGGGCCCTGCTGATCCTCGCCGACAAGGGCCTGATCAAGCTGCGCGACGGTGCAGGTCTCAAGGTTTCGCCGGCCGATGTCGTCGAAAACCCGAAGAACTTCACCTTTGCCGAACTCGATGCCGCCCAGCTGCCGCGTGCGCTGGATGATGTGGATGCCTCCGTCATCAACACGAACTACGCACTGGAAGCCGGTCTCGACCCGGCCAAGGACCCGATCGCCCGCGAAGGCGAGAAGGCCCCGTACATCAACGTGATCGCGGTGCGTTCGGCAGACAAGGATGCCGCCTGGGTCAAGACGCTGGTCGAATCCTATCACAGTGCGAAGGTGAAGGATTTCGTCGCCAAGCAGTTCAAGGGCGCCGTCATCGCCGCCTGGTAA
- a CDS encoding putative bifunctional diguanylate cyclase/phosphodiesterase — protein sequence MRFVPSHLQRSAATLDGRSAVRSMLLIFAAVMICVSAMVFTALDRVGHYANQLDENRSREAVSGALQTFREQLAATLHDYAAWDDAAENAYVQKDTSWLDRNFGEMSFDNLLFDVSLILDHTGRPISAYSDGERIQPALVDFVTPDVWTLFDRVRNMKADDRLEDTGFVSTTKGIAAVAIGVIRAKSGVRSVAREETRYAIFFRHLSPATVERLSKAYVLPGLTLMPPADQISHMVPIISPTESVIGGLSWVPRSPGDTSLAQVRPLVWCAVAMIAIYMLLLFVSGNQALARLSADEATAFRLAMTDRLSGLANRSGLFAGLSDLVVKAQSEGKDVALLYLDLDGFKEVNDAYGHATGDVLIRSVSAGLRVLAGEERVLARLGGDEFAIAFVGFDVHKTAAELSERVLDFLGEPLTMGERVAVIGCSIGLSVSRRGLVPSEELIRRADMAMYRSKDDGRGRWTLYDPSMDEEREERNLLELDLRAAIDAEEITVVYQPIADSRSFQIYGVEALARWTRKGHGPVSPDIFIPIAESTGLIDLLGLCVLKTACTTLKDWPGLALSVNVSPGQFRDPAFVSRVGKVLEETKIDPSRLTLELTETYFIQNPQRARKTLDLLRQTGVKIALDDFGSGFSSVGYLRQFGFDRIKLDKSLVDSVGENARAVEMLRATVALARSLDMPVTAEGVESEAQAIALRQAGCDLLQGFLFGKPMGAEDIAHLRRTGPLLQLSNIA from the coding sequence ATGCGGTTTGTCCCCTCTCATTTGCAGCGGTCCGCCGCGACCTTGGACGGTCGCTCGGCTGTCCGATCCATGCTGCTGATCTTTGCCGCCGTGATGATCTGCGTGTCCGCCATGGTCTTCACCGCGCTGGACCGCGTCGGTCATTACGCAAACCAGCTGGATGAGAACCGCTCACGCGAGGCCGTGTCCGGCGCGTTGCAGACGTTTCGCGAACAGCTGGCTGCGACCCTCCATGACTACGCCGCCTGGGACGATGCTGCCGAGAACGCCTATGTGCAGAAGGATACCTCCTGGCTGGACCGCAACTTCGGCGAGATGAGCTTCGACAACCTGCTCTTCGACGTGTCTCTGATCCTCGATCACACCGGCCGACCTATCTCCGCCTATTCCGATGGCGAGCGGATCCAGCCCGCTTTGGTCGATTTCGTGACGCCGGATGTTTGGACCCTCTTCGATCGGGTCCGCAACATGAAGGCGGATGATCGGCTGGAGGACACCGGCTTTGTCTCCACGACAAAGGGTATTGCGGCCGTGGCGATCGGCGTCATCCGCGCAAAGTCCGGCGTGCGCTCGGTTGCGCGGGAAGAGACGCGTTACGCGATCTTCTTTCGCCATCTGAGCCCGGCTACGGTCGAGCGGCTGTCGAAGGCGTATGTGCTGCCGGGCCTCACCCTGATGCCGCCCGCCGACCAGATTTCGCATATGGTGCCGATCATTAGCCCGACGGAGAGTGTGATCGGCGGGCTCTCCTGGGTGCCGCGTTCTCCCGGGGATACCAGCCTTGCCCAGGTGAGACCGCTCGTGTGGTGTGCGGTGGCTATGATCGCGATCTACATGCTGCTTCTGTTCGTCAGCGGCAATCAGGCGCTGGCGCGGCTGAGTGCCGACGAGGCGACAGCCTTCCGTCTGGCGATGACGGACCGTCTCAGCGGGCTTGCCAATCGCTCCGGCCTGTTTGCGGGTCTCAGTGACCTGGTGGTGAAGGCCCAGAGCGAAGGGAAGGACGTGGCGCTTCTCTATCTCGATCTCGACGGCTTCAAGGAAGTCAACGATGCCTATGGCCATGCAACCGGTGATGTGCTGATCCGCAGCGTTTCGGCGGGGCTGCGTGTGCTGGCGGGCGAGGAGAGGGTGCTTGCGCGGCTCGGGGGCGATGAGTTCGCCATCGCCTTTGTCGGCTTCGACGTCCACAAGACGGCGGCCGAACTCTCCGAGCGCGTGCTGGATTTTCTGGGCGAGCCGCTGACGATGGGCGAACGCGTTGCCGTCATTGGCTGCAGCATCGGGCTTTCGGTGTCGCGCCGCGGACTGGTGCCGAGCGAGGAGCTGATCCGGCGCGCCGACATGGCCATGTACCGCTCCAAGGATGATGGCCGCGGCCGCTGGACATTGTACGATCCCTCGATGGATGAGGAGCGTGAGGAACGCAATCTCCTGGAGCTTGATCTGCGGGCGGCGATCGATGCCGAGGAGATCACCGTCGTCTACCAGCCGATTGCCGATTCCCGCAGCTTCCAGATCTACGGTGTCGAGGCGCTGGCACGGTGGACCCGCAAGGGTCACGGTCCCGTTTCACCGGATATCTTCATTCCGATTGCGGAAAGTACCGGGCTGATCGATCTTCTGGGCCTGTGCGTGCTCAAGACGGCGTGCACGACGCTCAAGGACTGGCCCGGTCTTGCGCTGTCGGTCAACGTCTCTCCGGGCCAGTTCCGCGATCCGGCCTTCGTCAGCCGCGTCGGCAAGGTGCTGGAGGAGACGAAGATCGATCCGTCCCGGCTCACCCTCGAGCTCACGGAAACCTATTTCATCCAGAACCCCCAGCGTGCCCGCAAGACGCTCGATCTGCTGCGACAAACGGGGGTCAAGATCGCGCTGGACGATTTCGGCTCGGGCTTCTCAAGCGTCGGGTACCTGCGGCAGTTCGGGTTCGACAGGATCAAGCTCGACAAGTCGCTGGTGGACAGTGTTGGCGAAAACGCCCGTGCGGTCGAGATGCTGCGTGCCACCGTGGCGCTGGCCCGTTCGCTCGACATGCCGGTGACGGCGGAGGGCGTCGAGAGCGAGGCGCAAGCGATTGCCCTGCGCCAGGCTGGGTGCGACCTTCTTCAGGGATTCCTGTTCGGAAAGCCGATGGGCGCCGAAGACATCGCTCATTTGCGACGCACCGGACCGCTGCTGCAACTGTCGAACATCGCCTGA
- the trhO gene encoding oxygen-dependent tRNA uridine(34) hydroxylase TrhO: MTDTLTASASGTKTGSFLVAALYHFARFDRYQSVREPLQALCEENGVKGTLLLAREGINGTIAGPDEGIAKVLAYLRAQPEFGALEHKESRASKMPFLRMKVRLKKEIVTMGVEDIDPNRIVGTYVDPKDWNALITDPETIVIDTRNDYETAIGIFKGAVDPKTKTFREFPDWVKNNTGLHNKPKIAMYCTGGIRCEKATAFMKEQGFDEVYHLKGGILKYLEEVPEEESLWEGACFVFDERVSVTHGLQEGEHKLCHACREPLTEEDRASPKFEEGVSCPHCFETRTEDDRERYRQRQRQIELARKRGQKHLGS; encoded by the coding sequence ATGACCGACACTCTGACCGCTTCCGCATCCGGCACCAAAACCGGCTCCTTCCTCGTTGCCGCGCTCTATCACTTTGCGCGTTTCGATCGCTATCAATCCGTGCGCGAGCCGCTGCAGGCGCTTTGCGAGGAGAACGGCGTGAAGGGGACCCTGCTTCTCGCCCGCGAAGGCATCAACGGCACGATCGCCGGCCCCGACGAGGGCATTGCCAAGGTGCTGGCCTATCTTCGGGCACAGCCGGAATTTGGCGCTTTGGAGCACAAGGAAAGCCGCGCCTCCAAGATGCCCTTCCTGCGCATGAAGGTGCGCCTGAAGAAGGAAATCGTCACGATGGGGGTCGAGGACATCGATCCCAACCGCATCGTCGGCACCTATGTCGATCCGAAGGACTGGAACGCGCTGATCACCGATCCGGAAACCATCGTGATCGACACCCGCAACGATTACGAAACGGCCATCGGCATCTTCAAGGGCGCGGTTGACCCGAAGACGAAGACCTTCCGCGAGTTTCCCGACTGGGTGAAAAACAATACCGGCCTGCACAACAAGCCGAAGATCGCCATGTACTGCACCGGCGGCATCCGCTGCGAGAAGGCGACCGCCTTCATGAAGGAGCAGGGTTTCGACGAGGTCTATCACCTCAAGGGCGGCATCCTGAAATATCTGGAAGAGGTGCCGGAAGAGGAAAGCCTCTGGGAAGGGGCCTGCTTCGTCTTCGATGAGCGCGTGTCGGTGACCCACGGCCTGCAGGAAGGCGAACACAAGCTCTGCCATGCCTGCCGCGAACCGCTGACCGAAGAGGATCGGGCTTCGCCGAAGTTCGAGGAAGGGGTGTCCTGCCCGCACTGCTTCGAGACGCGCACGGAAGACGATCGCGAGCGTTACCGCCAGCGTCAACGCCAGATCGAACTCGCCCGCAAGCGCGGACAAAAACATCTCGGCAGTTGA
- a CDS encoding methyl-accepting chemotaxis protein, translated as MFKSKSIRMQVMLPSLALILIGSAALSVYSGWSQAGSAKEMFDNKVRLTASMTTSGAATAMWQFDKGLAQATFEPVATDPDFKGAVVLDNTGKAFFSSGDATAVTASVNAAGKAQPEDDNAQLRFSVVPLKHTEENKEMTIGTMVLAFDTGSIMANTWNSLTGLAAIAGLTLLASALALTVLLRSITQPLTSLSGVMNKLSSGALDTPVPNQERIDEIGEMSRAVQYFKDSVAQTAKLQQDANSSREELEIERRTKEKADHARLSAMTQADNALADGLRALSLGDMTIELNDRFAPEYEELRTNFNNAVRQLRQTLSVVVTAAMNIDAGTQNIAGNTNDLSRRTEQQAASLEETAAALDEITANVSSSLQRTEEARRVATEANDSASRSGTVVSQAVEAMSRIENSAAQISSIIGVIDDIAFQTNLLALNAGVEAARAGDAGKGFAVVAQEVRELAQRSANAAKEIKALIQNSTNEVEAGVKLVSDTGAALSTIGKLIIAINEHVGAIATSAREQSTGLGEINTAVNHMDQSTQKNAAMVEETSASSSALAAEAARLRELMVQFTLDGQTRSPRFASAA; from the coding sequence ATGTTCAAAAGCAAATCCATCCGCATGCAGGTCATGCTGCCATCGCTGGCCCTGATCCTGATCGGCTCCGCCGCGCTGTCGGTCTATTCAGGCTGGTCGCAGGCCGGGTCCGCCAAGGAGATGTTCGACAACAAGGTGAGGCTCACCGCCTCCATGACGACCTCAGGTGCTGCGACCGCCATGTGGCAGTTCGACAAGGGCCTGGCGCAGGCAACGTTTGAACCGGTTGCGACGGATCCGGATTTCAAGGGCGCTGTCGTACTCGACAACACCGGCAAGGCCTTTTTCTCTTCCGGCGATGCGACCGCCGTCACCGCCAGCGTGAACGCGGCCGGCAAGGCGCAGCCCGAAGACGACAATGCCCAGTTGCGCTTCTCCGTCGTGCCTCTGAAGCATACGGAAGAGAACAAGGAGATGACCATCGGCACGATGGTGCTCGCCTTCGATACCGGCTCCATCATGGCCAACACCTGGAACTCGCTGACCGGTCTTGCGGCGATCGCCGGCCTCACTTTGCTGGCCTCGGCGCTCGCACTCACCGTGCTCCTGCGCTCGATCACCCAGCCGCTGACGTCCTTGTCTGGCGTGATGAACAAGCTCTCGTCCGGCGCACTCGACACACCCGTTCCGAACCAGGAGCGGATTGACGAAATCGGCGAGATGTCCCGCGCGGTCCAGTATTTCAAGGATAGCGTCGCCCAGACCGCCAAGCTGCAGCAGGACGCCAATTCGTCCCGTGAGGAACTGGAAATCGAGCGCCGGACGAAGGAAAAGGCAGACCACGCGCGCCTGTCCGCCATGACCCAGGCCGACAATGCGCTTGCCGATGGCCTGCGTGCGCTGTCGCTCGGCGACATGACGATTGAGCTCAACGATCGTTTTGCTCCGGAATACGAAGAGCTGCGCACCAACTTCAACAACGCTGTGCGCCAGTTGCGCCAGACGCTGTCGGTGGTCGTCACGGCCGCGATGAACATCGACGCCGGCACGCAGAACATCGCCGGCAATACCAACGACCTGTCCCGCCGCACCGAGCAGCAGGCAGCCTCGCTGGAGGAAACCGCAGCCGCTCTCGACGAGATCACCGCCAACGTCTCCTCCTCGCTGCAGCGGACGGAAGAGGCTCGCCGTGTCGCAACCGAGGCCAATGACAGCGCCTCGCGCTCCGGCACCGTTGTCTCGCAAGCGGTCGAAGCCATGAGCCGCATCGAAAACTCCGCGGCGCAGATCTCCTCGATCATCGGCGTCATCGACGACATCGCCTTCCAGACCAACCTGCTCGCGCTGAACGCGGGTGTCGAAGCCGCCCGCGCCGGTGACGCCGGCAAGGGTTTTGCCGTCGTCGCTCAGGAAGTCCGCGAACTGGCCCAGCGCTCGGCGAATGCGGCGAAGGAAATCAAGGCACTCATCCAGAACTCGACCAACGAGGTGGAAGCCGGCGTGAAACTGGTCTCCGATACGGGCGCAGCACTCAGCACCATCGGCAAGTTGATCATCGCGATCAACGAGCATGTCGGCGCGATTGCCACCTCGGCCCGCGAGCAATCGACCGGACTTGGCGAGATCAACACGGCGGTCAACCACATGGACCAGAGCACGCAGAAGAACGCAGCCATGGTGGAGGAAACCAGCGCATCCTCCTCCGCACTTGCCGCCGAAGCCGCCCGCCTGCGGGAGCTGATGGTGCAGTTCACGCTGGACGGCCAGACGCGTTCGCCGCGCTTTGCCAGCGCCGCCTGA
- a CDS encoding CHAD domain-containing protein — MAFRIRPSKRFTHEFISVGRSQLEKAVAALSDQPDGPHAAIHAARKRFKRLRALYRVVSPDAKEFRACENARIRDIARSLSAVRDATALVETVDYLATLAASAEEFTALSQASRTLMERRDRIADSEVDLPQKIARAIESCGEAIAALERLDIQDSRNHTARRLGKVWTKQQRKAQLALMHCRSNHEAEAFHALRKRGQVYWMHLSLMRDLWPSAMTAKRNEAKLLVDLLGHEHDLSVLTQTVNEDPEGFGTSDTLALLIAAIITRQQALREEALERAQFVFRDDPVTEGKIIEMLWSEAS, encoded by the coding sequence ATGGCCTTTCGCATCCGACCGTCTAAACGCTTCACCCACGAATTCATCTCGGTCGGTCGCTCGCAGCTCGAAAAAGCGGTGGCTGCCCTCTCCGATCAGCCCGATGGCCCGCATGCTGCAATCCATGCCGCCCGCAAGCGTTTCAAGCGGCTGCGGGCGCTCTATCGGGTGGTCTCACCGGATGCGAAAGAGTTTCGGGCGTGCGAAAACGCCCGCATCCGCGACATCGCCCGTTCGCTATCGGCCGTGCGGGATGCGACGGCCCTGGTGGAAACCGTCGATTACCTCGCCACGCTGGCCGCCTCCGCCGAGGAATTCACCGCGCTTTCGCAGGCTTCCCGCACGCTGATGGAGCGGCGCGACCGCATCGCCGATAGCGAAGTGGATCTGCCGCAGAAGATTGCCCGTGCGATCGAGAGCTGCGGCGAGGCGATTGCCGCCCTCGAACGGCTCGACATCCAAGACAGCCGCAATCATACCGCCCGCCGGCTCGGCAAGGTCTGGACGAAACAGCAGCGGAAGGCCCAGCTTGCGCTGATGCACTGCCGCAGCAACCATGAGGCGGAGGCGTTTCACGCATTGCGCAAGCGCGGTCAGGTTTACTGGATGCACCTGTCCCTCATGCGCGACCTGTGGCCCTCCGCCATGACGGCCAAACGGAACGAGGCGAAACTCTTGGTCGATCTGCTTGGCCACGAACACGATCTCAGCGTTCTGACGCAGACGGTGAACGAGGATCCGGAGGGTTTCGGCACCAGCGACACGCTGGCGCTCCTGATTGCCGCAATCATCACGCGCCAGCAGGCCTTGCGGGAGGAGGCCCTGGAGCGCGCGCAGTTCGTCTTCCGAGACGATCCGGTCACCGAAGGCAAGATCATCGAAATGCTCTGGTCGGAGGCATCCTGA
- a CDS encoding CYTH domain-containing protein: MAKEIERKFLVRSDAWRTEATSSADLIQAYVAVGEDRSVRVRLLDHKTARLTVKIGRNLLARDEYEYEIPVGDAEELIRAGVGTAIEKVRYNVPRDGLVWEIDVFRGAYEGLVVAELELGSEDETPPIPVWIGREVTGDRRYSNMVMAMEGLPRELLHGLSHPTV, translated from the coding sequence ATGGCCAAGGAGATCGAACGGAAATTCCTCGTCCGCTCGGATGCGTGGCGGACAGAAGCGACATCCTCGGCCGACCTGATCCAGGCTTACGTGGCGGTTGGCGAGGACCGCAGTGTGCGGGTCCGCCTGCTGGATCACAAGACGGCCAGGTTGACGGTCAAGATCGGCCGGAACCTTCTGGCGCGTGACGAATACGAATACGAGATCCCGGTTGGCGATGCCGAGGAGCTGATCAGGGCCGGTGTCGGAACCGCCATCGAAAAGGTGCGCTACAATGTGCCCCGCGATGGGCTGGTCTGGGAGATCGATGTCTTCCGCGGTGCCTATGAGGGGCTGGTGGTCGCCGAACTGGAACTCGGGAGCGAAGACGAGACCCCGCCGATCCCGGTCTGGATCGGACGGGAGGTCACCGGCGACCGTCGTTATTCCAACATGGTGATGGCGATGGAAGGCCTGCCGAGGGAGCTGCTGCATGGCCTTTCGCATCCGACCGTCTAA
- a CDS encoding 2-dehydro-3-deoxy-phosphogluconate aldolase produces the protein MNAKTQNLLSILKLQPVVPVLIVEDAASAVPLARALVAGGLKAIEITLRTPAALDAVKAVAAEVEGAHVGAGTILNARDYEAAVKAGSTFIVSPGVAPGVLSAAKDSSVPLLPGAATASEVMTLREAGYEVLKFFPAEQAGGAAYLKALSSPLAGTVFCPTGGISLKNAHDYLSLPNVVCVGGSWVAPKDLVAAGDWAGITKLASEAAALKA, from the coding sequence ATGAACGCGAAGACCCAGAACCTGCTCTCCATCCTGAAGCTGCAGCCGGTCGTGCCGGTTCTGATCGTCGAGGATGCCGCCTCCGCCGTGCCGCTGGCGCGCGCGCTCGTGGCGGGCGGGCTGAAGGCGATCGAGATCACCCTGCGCACGCCGGCAGCACTCGATGCCGTCAAGGCGGTTGCCGCCGAGGTGGAAGGCGCTCATGTCGGTGCCGGCACGATCCTCAACGCCCGGGACTATGAGGCTGCCGTGAAGGCCGGCTCCACCTTCATCGTCAGCCCGGGCGTCGCGCCCGGCGTTCTCTCGGCAGCCAAGGATTCGTCGGTTCCGCTTTTGCCGGGTGCGGCGACCGCAAGCGAAGTCATGACGCTGCGCGAGGCCGGCTACGAGGTGCTGAAATTCTTCCCCGCCGAGCAGGCCGGTGGCGCCGCTTATTTGAAGGCGCTGTCGTCGCCGCTCGCCGGAACCGTGTTCTGCCCGACCGGCGGCATTTCGCTCAAGAACGCGCATGACTATCTGTCGCTGCCGAACGTCGTCTGCGTTGGCGGTTCGTGGGTTGCGCCGAAGGATCTGGTGGCGGCCGGCGATTGGGCGGGCATCACGAAACTGGCATCGGAAGCCGCAGCGCTGAAAGCCTGA